From the genome of Ziziphus jujuba cultivar Dongzao chromosome 6, ASM3175591v1, one region includes:
- the LOC107430628 gene encoding laccase-2, which translates to MASLHLPSSLASMAVSSALLLAFCIAILMMPQFAECRTRHYTFNIKNHTITRLCHTKSIVSVNGKFPGPPLVAREGDRVIIKVVNHVSSNVTIHWHGVRQLRSGWADGPAYVTQCPIQTGQTYAYNFTITGQRGTLLWHAHISWLRSTLHGPIIILPRRNESYPFDKPYKEIPIILGEWFNVDPEDVINQALQLGNGPNVSDAFTINGFPGPLYNSCSSSNDTFKLKVIPGKTYLLRIINAALNDELFFSIANHTLTVVEADAAYVKPFQTNILLIAPGQTTNVLLQTKPIPPNATFLIAASSYFTGQGTVDNTTTSAILQYHKPLTHSNVSPHNLTLSRPSLPPVNATKFVNVTQFVANFTAKFRSLANSKFPANFPKTVDRKFFFTVGLGTNPCPKNTTCQGPNGQKFSASVNNISFVLPSTAILQAYYFGQPKGVYTTDFPANPHPSFNYTGTPPNNTMVSNGTRAVVLAFNTSVEVVLQDTSILGAESHPLHLHGFNFFVVGQGFGNFDPNKDPAKFNLVDPVERNTAAVPSGGWIAFRFFADNPGVWFMHCHLDIHTSWGLRMAWIVLDGPQPNQKLPPPPSDLPKC; encoded by the exons ATGGCTTCTCTTCATCTTCCCTCTTCTCTTGCTTCAATGGCGGTTTCTTCGGCTTTGCTCTTGGCTTTCTGCATTGCAATATTGATGATGCCACAGTTTGCTGAATGCAGAACAAGGCACTACACTTtcaat ATTAAGAACCACACTATTACAAGATTGTGCCATACCAAGAGCATCGTAAGTGTGAATGGGAAATTCCCCGGACCTCCATTAGTGGCAAGAGAAGGCGATCGAGTAATCATCAAGGTGGTTAATCATGTCTCAAGCAATGTCACCATTCACTG GCATGGAGTTCGGCAACTGAGAAGTGGTTGGGCTGATGGACCGGCATACGTGACACAATGTCCAATTCAGACTGGGCAGACATACGCATACAATTTCACAATCACAGGGCAAAGAGGGACTCTTTTATGGCATGCACATATATCTTGGTTGAGATCTACCCTCCATGGACCTATCATTATCCTCCCTAGGCGCAATGAGTCTTACCCTTTTGACAAACCTTACAAGGAAATTCCCATTATTTTGG GAGAGTGGTTTAACGTAGACCCAGAAGATGTGATTAACCAGGCGCTTCAGCTTGGAAATGGACCTAACGTCTCCGATGCATTCACCATCAATGGTTTTCCAGGGCCATTGTACAACTCATGTTCATCATCTAATG aTACATTCAAACTAAAAGTGATCCCAGGAAAGACATACCTTCTCCGAATAATCAACGCTGCACTCAACGACGAGCTCTTCTTCAGCATTGCTAATCACACACTCACCGTCGTCGAAGCCGACGCTGCCTACGTCAAACCATTCCAAACCAACATCCTTCTCATTGCCCCAGGCCAAACCACCAACGTTCTCCTTCAAACCAAGCCCATACCTCCCAACGCCACTTTCCTCATCGCCGCCAGTTCCTATTTCACCGGACAAGGCACCGTCGACAACACCACCACCTCCGCCATCCTCCAATACCACAAACCCCTCACTCATTCCAACGTTTCACCCCACAATTTGACCCTTTCCAGGCCCTCTCTCCCACCTGTCAACGCCACTAAATTCGTCAACGTCACCCAGTTCGTCGCTAATTTCACCGCAAAGTTCCGAAGCCTGGCCAACAGTAAATTCCCGGCCAACTTTCCCAAAACCGTCGACAGGAAGTTCTTCTTCACCGTCGGACTCGGGACGAACCCGTGTCCTAAGAACACGACGTGTCAAGGTCCGAATGGTCAGAAATTCTCGGCCTCCGTGAACAATATCTCGTTCGTGCTCCCTTCCACGGCGATTCTTCAGGCTTACTATTTCGGACAGCCGAAGGGGGTTTACACGACGGATTTCCCGGCGAATCCTCACCCGTCGTTTAACTACACAGGAACGCCGCCGAACAATACGATGGTGAGCAACGGGACACGTGCGGTGGTGCTGGCGTTCAACACTAGCGTAGAGGTGGTGCTGCAGGACACGAGTATCCTAGGGGCGGAAAGTCATCCTCTCcatcttcatggattcaatttcTTTGTTGTGGGTCAAGGGTTCGGAAACTTCGACCCAAATAAAGATCCGGCTAAGTTTAATCTTGTGGATCCTGTTGAGCGAAACACCGCCGCTGTTCCTTCCGGTGGTTGGATTGCATTTAGGTTCTTTGCAGACAACCCAG